From Daphnia pulicaria isolate SC F1-1A chromosome 11, SC_F0-13Bv2, whole genome shotgun sequence, the proteins below share one genomic window:
- the LOC124315944 gene encoding fatty acid-binding protein-like: MAELSGKFQLSDADEDNFDKIMEAVGVSEEKRARGRAMRPTIQYSRNGDDYTMTYITGDGRELAHTFQLGVELDETTMDGRKVLSTYKRDGKNMIQHEKQENGLVIVYEREITGDELHVQISCGDLKAHRVFKKL; the protein is encoded by the exons ATGGCTGAACTCTCTGgtaaatttcaactgagcgaTGCTGACGAAGACAATTTCGACAAGATCATGGAAGCCGTTG GCGTGTCGGAAGAGAAACGGGCCCGAGGCCGAGCTATGCGGCCGACGATCCAATACTCACGCAACGGAGACGATTACACGATGACTTACATCACCGGCGATGGCAGGGAACTTGCCCACACTTTCCAGCTGGGCGTCGAACTGGACGAGACCACCATGGACGGACGCAAAGTCCTG AGCACATACAAGCGCGATGGCAAGAACATGATCCAGCAcgagaaacaagaaaacggaCTGGTGATTGTCTACGAACGCGAAATCACGGGCGACGAACTTCACGTG CAAATTTCATGTGGAGATCTCAAGGCCCACAGAGTCTTCAAGAAGCTGTAA
- the LOC124315991 gene encoding coronin-6-like produces the protein MSAMGHRVVRVSKFRNVYGTCWKRDLCYDDIKVSKSSSDSTFCTVNQKFLAVIADSAGGGAFVVLPNPKENVGRMKSDCPVVSGHKGPVLDIAFCPHNDHLIASGSVRQNYGSFQTVVLQRKNNCSEKSYSLYAPLSFIKWSLNAVDQSCTDSKRIRALNKVLSHPNFDFSKNGINGFKS, from the exons ATGTCGGCAATGGGCCACAGAGTTGTTCGTGtttcaaaatttagaaatGTGTATGGCACATGTTGGAAGAGAGACTTGTGCTATGATGACATCAA AGTCTCCAAATCGTCATCGGATTCAACTTTCTGTACTGTTAATCAGAAATTCCTTGCCGTCATTGCTGATTCAGCTGGTGGAGGAGCATTTGTTGTTTTACCCAATCCCAAG GAAAATGTTGGGAGAATGAAATCTGATTGTCCTGTTGTCAGTGGGCATAAAGGACCTGTCTTAGATATTGCTTTTTGCCCTCATAATGATCACCTGATCGCTTCCGGCAGTGTTCGGCAAAACTATGGATCATTCCAGACGGTGGTCTTACAACGTAAGAATAATTGCAGTGAAAAAAGTTATTCGCTATACGCGCCATTATCTTTTATCAAGTGGTCATTGAATGCAGTCGACCAGTCGTGcacggattcaaaacgaataCGGGCCCTTAACAAAGTCCTTTCTCACcccaattttgatttttcaaaaaacggaATAAACGGATTTAAATCCTAA
- the LOC124315990 gene encoding uncharacterized protein LOC124315990, producing the protein MQICKQAVTNNEFNDSWRHLAIQVIITLSNTEPEATAALMEVLEQRRESRNDSPHVQFVRNYSYKFQQQNLYGFMTSFVGTSFTLTCHKEHELYHAVLTVYGEDTPIHSREELKTNAEHLVLLRYVNDLYGNHYMTRRYQPGSRFEEFKNRIQIGLAEIGNYHPHVAVLQLEKTFRRPALRCEEWPNVGFPLGAVPRYQCKLTIRPPNTNDQYEEIAFAPQKQEAKVAAFTRMAIKLFLAGVIDAYSPLLTEEKECVVLVWPATHFGHLYSSRY; encoded by the exons ATGCAGATTTGCAAGCAAGCGGTGACAAACAACGAGTTTAATGATTCATGGCGACACTTGGCTATCCAAGTTATCATAACTTTGTCAAATACTGAACCGGAAGCTACTGCAGCATTGATGGAAGTCCTCGAGCAACGCCGGGAGTCTAGAAACGATTCTCCACAT GTCCAATTTGTAAGAAATTATTCTTACAAATTCCAACAGCAAAATCTTTATGGATTCATGACTAGCTTTGTTGGAACATCATTTACCCTAACCTGTCACAAAGAACACGAACTTTACCATGCGGTATTGACCGTTTATGGTGAGGACACACCAATTCACAGTCGTGAAGAACTAAAAACAAATGCTGAACATCTAGTGCTATTGCGTTATGTAAACGACCTTTACGGAAATCATTACATGACACg GAGATACCAACCAGGATCAAGATTTGAGGAGTTCAAGAACAGAATTCAAATTGGCTTAGCAGAAATCGGAAACTACCATCCACACGTTGCCGTCCTGCAATTGGAAAAAACTTTTCGACGTCCGGCGTTGAGATGCGAGGAGTGGCCTAACGTGGGATTCCCGCTGGGGGCAGTACCACGCtaccaatgcaagttgacaaTCAGACCACCAAACACTA atgatCAATACGAAGAGATTGCGTTTGCTCCACAGAAACAGGAAGCAAAGGTGGCGGCGTTCACAAGAATGGCCATCAAGCTTTTTCTAGCTGGAGTAATTGATGCATACAGCCCACTGTTAACAGAGGAAAAGGAATGTGTCGTCCTCGTGTGGCCGGCGACACATTTCGGGCATCTATACTCAAGCAGATATTGA